The genomic window ATGATGCCGGCCGCGCCATTGGTCGGTGCCGTCACTACGCGGCCACCGGCAGCGTTTTCTTCGTTCACGGCCAGCGCGTACAGGTTGACCCAGTCCAGCACCTGTAGCGGGTCGCGTAGCGCGGCTTCAGGGTTGTTGCTCAGCGCCTGGTGCAACGCGTGGGCGCGGCGCTTGACCTTGAAGCCGCCGGGCAACACGCCATCAGTACGGCAACCACGCTTGACGCAGTCCTGCATGACCTGCCAGATGCGCAGCAGGCCGGAGTCAATCTCCGCGTCGCTGCGCCAATGCTGTTCGTTCTTGCGCATGATCTGCGCGATGCTCAAGCCGTGTTGCTGCGCCAGAACCAGCAGCGCGTCGCCGCTGGTGAAGGGCAGGGGCAGCACGGTGGCATCGGGTGCAATCACCTTTTGGCGGCTGCCGTCTGCGGCTACTTCGTCGCTGACGATGAATCCACCACCCACCGAGTAATACACACGGTTCGCCAGCTCGTTGCCGGCGGCGTCCAGCGCCACAAAGCGCATGCCGTTGGCATGGAAGGGCAGTGGCGCACGCATGAAGAGCAGGTCTTCTCTTTCATTGAAGCTTATGCCAAGCACGCCGCCCAGGTTCAGGCGTTTGTTACCGCGGATTTCGGCCAGCAGGGCAGGGATCTGGTCCACGTCCACCGTGTCGGGCTCATGGCCACACAGCCCAAGAAGCACGGCCACATCGCTGGCGTGGCCCTTGCCGGTGGCGCCTAGTGAACCGTGGAGCCAGCAGCGCACGGTGACCGTATTCGCCAGCAAGTCCGCATGCTGCAAACGCGCCACAAACTGCCGCGCCGCGCGCATGGGCCCCACGGTGTGGGAGCTGCTGGGCCCCATGCCAATCTTGAACAGGTCGAATACGGATACTGCCATGTCATGCCTCCTGACGGATGTGTTGTGTTTCGGGGTTCATTGTTTTTCCCAGCTCCAGTAGTGTGTAGGATTTGAATGCCTGTGCAAAGTGCGCCTGCACATGGCCCACCAATTGGTGGGCGGTGATGGCCGACAGCGTCCAGCCCAGATGCCCATGGCCGGTGTTGTAAAACACATTGGCCTGACGACCGGGCCCCACGCGCGGCAGCATATTGGGCATCATGGGCCGCAGTCCGGCCCAGGGCTCGACGCGGCGGGTGTTGACGCCCGGAAAGCACTGGTTGACCCAGTCCACCAGCGGGCGGATGCGCTCGGC from Rhodoferax sp. AJA081-3 includes these protein-coding regions:
- a CDS encoding L-serine ammonia-lyase yields the protein MAVSVFDLFKIGMGPSSSHTVGPMRAARQFVARLQHADLLANTVTVRCWLHGSLGATGKGHASDVAVLLGLCGHEPDTVDVDQIPALLAEIRGNKRLNLGGVLGISFNEREDLLFMRAPLPFHANGMRFVALDAAGNELANRVYYSVGGGFIVSDEVAADGSRQKVIAPDATVLPLPFTSGDALLVLAQQHGLSIAQIMRKNEQHWRSDAEIDSGLLRIWQVMQDCVKRGCRTDGVLPGGFKVKRRAHALHQALSNNPEAALRDPLQVLDWVNLYALAVNEENAAGGRVVTAPTNGAAGIIPAVLHYYTRFVPGANDAGVIDFLLTAAAIGILYKENASISGAEVGCQGEVGVACSMAAGALCAVMGGTPEQVENAAEIGMEHHLGLTCDPVGGLVQIPCIERNAIASVKAINAARMALRGDGSHFVSLDKVIKTMRETGADMKTKYKETARGGLAVNIVEC